In a genomic window of Flavobacterium sp. KACC 22761:
- a CDS encoding metallophosphoesterase, whose translation MILRFVILCALFLLIEFYSYQAFRTLIKTRWILISYQIISFLLLAFIIYSFTQFDRSVGQTKQTMFTMGLMLLVYVPKIVLTLVMFGEDIFRIGASLLNYFMYNAPRKEIMPDRRKFISQIALGLAAVPFLSLIYGIFEGKYNFKVIKQTVFFPDLPDAFDGFRITQISDVHSGSFDNPEKINYAIDLINEQEADMILFTGDIVNTHAKEMHPWLDTFSRIKDYKYGKFSVLGNHDYGEYVTWPSEKDKEENFQEIKKLYGQIGFKLMLNEHTYIQKGDDKIALIGVENWGVNFKKAGDLNKASENVAKEDFKVLMSHDPSHWDAEIKDHPKNFHLTLAGHTHGMQFGIEIPGYFKWSLAQYIYKQWAGLYETAGRYVYVNRGFGFHAYPGRVGIMPEITVIELKKGKNVA comes from the coding sequence ATGATCCTTCGTTTTGTAATTCTGTGTGCCCTTTTTCTGCTTATTGAATTTTATTCCTACCAAGCCTTTCGTACTTTAATAAAAACGAGATGGATTTTAATAAGCTACCAGATAATAAGTTTCTTGCTTTTAGCATTTATCATATATTCTTTTACTCAGTTTGACCGCTCAGTAGGGCAAACCAAGCAAACCATGTTTACAATGGGGCTAATGTTATTGGTTTATGTTCCAAAAATCGTTCTTACTTTAGTAATGTTTGGTGAAGACATTTTTAGAATTGGTGCAAGCCTTTTGAATTATTTCATGTATAATGCACCTAGAAAAGAAATAATGCCAGATCGAAGAAAATTCATTAGCCAAATTGCTTTAGGTTTGGCAGCTGTGCCTTTTTTGTCTTTGATTTACGGAATTTTTGAAGGAAAATATAATTTCAAAGTAATCAAACAGACTGTCTTTTTTCCAGATTTGCCAGATGCTTTTGATGGATTTAGAATTACACAAATTTCAGATGTTCATAGTGGCAGTTTTGATAATCCCGAAAAGATAAATTACGCCATCGATTTGATCAATGAACAAGAGGCTGATATGATTTTGTTTACGGGTGATATCGTAAATACACATGCAAAAGAAATGCATCCGTGGTTGGATACTTTTAGCCGAATCAAAGATTATAAGTATGGAAAATTTTCTGTTTTAGGAAATCACGATTATGGCGAATATGTGACTTGGCCATCTGAAAAAGACAAGGAAGAAAATTTTCAAGAAATCAAAAAACTTTACGGCCAAATTGGTTTTAAATTGATGCTGAACGAGCATACGTATATTCAGAAAGGCGATGATAAAATCGCTTTGATTGGAGTGGAGAACTGGGGAGTTAATTTTAAAAAGGCTGGAGATTTAAATAAAGCCTCTGAAAATGTTGCTAAAGAAGATTTTAAAGTTTTAATGAGCCACGATCCAAGTCATTGGGATGCCGAAATTAAAGATCATCCTAAGAACTTTCATTTGACATTGGCAGGACATACACACGGAATGCAGTTTGGAATTGAGATTCCGGGTTATTTTAAATGGAGTTTAGCACAATATATTTACAAACAATGGGCAGGTTTGTACGAAACTGCCGGAAGATACGTTTATGTTAACCGTGGATTTGGTTTTCATGCTTATCCAGGACGAGTTGGAATTATGCCTGAAATAACAGTGATTGAACTAAAAAAGGGCAAGAATGTGGCTTAA
- a CDS encoding thioredoxin family protein — MSKFGELINAQVPVLIDFYTDWNESSVSMHPVIKDVAAALGDKAKVIKIDVDKNQELAEALRIKGLPTLMIYKEGQMIWRQSGELDANTIIGIVQEQFNQ; from the coding sequence ATGTCAAAATTTGGAGAACTAATAAATGCTCAAGTCCCTGTGTTGATTGACTTTTACACAGATTGGAATGAATCGTCAGTATCTATGCATCCTGTAATTAAGGACGTTGCGGCTGCACTTGGTGATAAGGCCAAAGTAATCAAAATTGATGTAGATAAGAATCAAGAACTAGCTGAGGCTCTTCGTATTAAAGGCCTTCCGACGCTAATGATTTATAAAGAGGGACAAATGATCTGGAGGCAGTCAGGCGAGCTTGATGCAAATACAATTATAGGAATTGTTCAAGAACAGTTCAACCAATAA
- a CDS encoding polysaccharide deacetylase family protein, with the protein MSFYWVKTNSFIKTVFSKYCWDIPNKEKKIYLTFDDGPTPEITDWVLSELKKFDAKATFFCIGKNINANANLFERLIAEGHAIGNHTMNHINGWKSQTNEYIENVKTCASILANEKKLNSLLFRPPYGKIKKAQSKILRGLGYKIVMWDVLSADFDQSITPEKCLENVTKNVTSGSVIVFHDSIKASQNLKFALPKTLHFLKENGYAFDVIH; encoded by the coding sequence ATGAGCTTTTATTGGGTCAAAACTAATTCATTTATAAAAACGGTGTTTTCTAAGTATTGTTGGGATATTCCAAACAAGGAAAAGAAAATATACCTCACTTTTGATGATGGCCCTACTCCAGAAATTACAGATTGGGTTTTGTCTGAATTGAAAAAATTTGATGCCAAAGCTACTTTCTTCTGTATTGGAAAAAATATAAATGCAAATGCCAACTTGTTCGAAAGATTAATTGCCGAGGGACATGCCATTGGCAACCATACCATGAACCATATAAATGGATGGAAAAGCCAAACAAACGAATATATCGAAAACGTTAAAACCTGCGCTTCGATTTTAGCCAATGAAAAAAAACTAAACAGTTTACTGTTTCGTCCTCCTTATGGAAAAATCAAAAAAGCACAATCTAAAATATTGCGTGGCTTGGGCTACAAAATAGTAATGTGGGATGTTTTAAGCGCCGATTTTGACCAATCGATTACGCCAGAAAAATGTCTTGAAAATGTGACTAAAAACGTAACTTCAGGAAGTGTAATTGTTTTTCATGACAGTATAAAAGCATCGCAAAATTTAAAATTTGCATTGCCAAAAACATTACATTTTTTAAAAGAAAATGGGTATGCGTTTGATGTTATTCACTAA